From the genome of Pseudomonas migulae:
TTGCTCGAAATCGAACAGGTGGCGCTGTTTCTGCACCAGCGCAGCGCCGACCTGATGGCCAAGGCCGATCACCGCGCCTATTTGAGCCTCAGCCCCGAGTATCCGCTGGACGTCGAACGTGAGATCGCCCAGTTCGCCAGTTGGTATGAGCTGTTTCCGCGTTCGATCACCGACGACCCGGCGCGCCACGGTACGTTCAATGACGTGCATTCGCGGCTGCCGATGATCCAGGACATGGGTTTCGACGTGCTGTACTTCCCGCCGATCCACCCGATCGGCCGCAGCTACCGCAAAGGCCCGAACAATTCCCTCACCGCCGGCCCTGACGATCCGGGCAGCCCGTATGCCATCGGCAGCGACGAGGGTGGGCACGAGGCGATTCACTCGGAACTGGGCACCCGCGAAGACTTCCGTCGGCTAGTGGCTGCCGCGGCTGACCACGGCCTGGAAATCGCCCTCGACTTCGCCATCCAGTGTTCCCAGGATCACCCATGGCTCAAGCAGCACCCGGGCTGGTTCAACTGGCGGCCGGACGGCACGATCAAATATGCCGAGAACCCGCCGAAAAAATATCAGGACATCGTCAACGTCGATTTCTATGCCACCGAGGCGATTCCCAGCCTCTGGGTCGAGTTGCGCGACATTGTGGTGGGCTGGGTCGAGGAGGGCGTGAAGATCTTCCGCGTCGACAATCCGCACACCAAGCCGCTGCCGTTCTGGCAATGGCTGATCGCCGACGTGCGCGCGCTGTACCCGGAAGTGATTTTCCTCGCCGAAGCGTTCACCACGCCGGCAATGATGGCGCGTTTGGGCAAGGTCGGTTACTCGCAGAGCTACACCTACTTCACCTGGCGCAACACCAAGTACGAACTCTCGACTTATTTCAGCGAGCTCAACGAATCGCCGTGGCGCGAATGCTACCGGCCGAACTTCTTCGTCAATACACCGGACATTAACCCGGCGTTTCTGCATGAGTCCGGGCGTGCCGGTTTCCTGATCCGGGCGGCGCTGGCAACCATGGGCTCCGGGCTGTGGGGCATGTATTCGGGTTTCGAACTCTGTGAAGCCGCACCCGTGCCGGGGAAGGAGGAATACCTCAACTCCGAGAAGTACGAAATCCGCCCACGGGACTTCAACGCGCCAGGCAACATCATTGCCGAAATCGCCCAGCTCAACCGCATTCGCCGGCAAAACCCGGCCTTGCACACGCATTTGGGCCTGAAGGTCTATAACGCCTGGAATGACAACATTCTGTATTTCGGCAAGCGCAGCGCGGATGGCAGCAACTTCATCCTGGTGGCGGTCAGCCTCGACCCGCATAACGTTCAGGAAGCGAATTTCGAGTTGCCGCTGTGGGAAATGGGTTTGCCCGACGACGCCAGTACCCAGGGCGAGGACTTGATGAGCGGCCATCGCTGGACGTGGCACGGCAAGTACCAGTTCATGCGGATCGACCCGGCTCACCAGCCGTTCGGGATCTGGCGGATAACCACCTCCTAGATACACCCCGGACGTGGCGATAGGAAACCTGTGGCGAGGGGATTTATTCCCGTTGGGTCGCGAAGCGGCCCCCAAACAAACCAGACAATCCATTCCTCCCGTCAGATTTGGATTCACAGTGTTTACGACTGCTTCGCAGCCGAACGGGGATAAATCCCCTCGCCACAAAAGAGCCTCCTTCGGCGGGGGGCTTTATTGAATTCAACAGGAGTTTCAAATGGCGAAGAAACCCAAGGCTGCCACCTTTATCAAGGACCCGCTCTGGTACAAGGATGCAGTGATCTACCAGGTTCACGTTAAGTCGTTTTTCGACTCCAACAACGACGGGATCGGCGACTTTCCCGGTCTTATCGCCAAACTCGATTACATTGCCGATCTCGGTGTCAACACCATCTGGCTCCTGCCGTTCTACCCGTCGCCACGGCGCGACGACGGCTACGACATTGCCGAATACCGTGGCGTGCATTCCGATTACGGCACCATGGCCGATGCCAGGCGCTTTATCGCTGAAGCCCACAAGCGTGGCTTGCGGGTCATCACCGAGCTGGTCATCAACCACACCTCGGACCAGCACGCCTGGTTCCAGCGAGCGCGCAAAGCCAAACCCGGCTCCGCGGCGCGGGACTTTTACGTCTGGTCCGATGACGATCAGAAATATGACGGCACGCGCATCATCTTTCTCGACACCGAGAAGTCCAACTGGACCTGGGACCCGGTCGCCGGCCAGTACTTCTGGCACCGTTTCTACTCACACCAGCCGGACCTGAATTTCGATAACCCGCAAGTCATGAAGGCCGTGCTGTCGGTGATGCGCTACTGGCTCGACATGGGCATCGACGGTTTGCGGCTGGACGCGATTCCGTACCTGATCGAACGGGACGGCACCAACAACGAAAACCTGCCCGAGACCCACGACGTCCTCAAGCAGATTCGCGCTGAAATCGACGCCAATTACCCCGACCGCATGCTGCTCGCGGAGGCCAACCAATGGCCGGAAGACACGCAGCTGTACTTCGGTGACACCGATGCCAAAGGCCTCAACGGCGACGAATGCCACATGGCCTTCCACTTCCCTTTGATGCCGCGCATGTACATGGCGCTGGCCCAGGAAGACCGCTTCCCGATCACCGACATTTTGCGCCAGACCCCGGAAATCCCTGCCAACTGCCAGTGGGCCATTTTCCTGCGCAACCACGATGAGCTGACCCTGGAGATGGTCACCGACAAGGAGCGCGACTACCTGTGGAATTACTACGCAGCCGACCGTCGGGCGCGGATCAACCTGGGGATTCGCCGCCGTCTCGCACCGTTGATGGAGCGCGATCGTCGACGGGTGGAATTGCTCAACAGCCTGCTGCTGTCGATGCCCGGCACACCGACGTTGTACTACGGCGATGAAATCGGCATGGGCGACAACATCTACCTCGGTGACCGCGATGGCGTGCGCACGCCGATGCAATGGTCGATCGACCGTAACGGCGGCTTCTCCCGCGCCGATCCGGCCAGCCTGGTGCTGCCGCCGATCATGGACCCGCAATACGGTTACCTGTCGGTGAACGTCGAAACCCAGGCCGGCGACCCGCATTCGCTGCTCAACTGGACCCGGCGCATGCTGGCGGTGCGCAAACAGTCCAAGGCGTTCGGGCGCGGTACGCTGAAAATGCTGTCGCCGAGCAACCGACGGATTCTGGCCTACACCCGTGAATTCACCGGGGCGGATGGCAAGCACGAGATCATTCTGTGCGTGGCCAACGTGTCCCGTAGTGCGCAAGCGGCGGAACTGGACCTGTCGGCTTACGTCGGCATGGTGCCGGTGGAGATGCTGGGCGGTAACGCCTTTCCGCCGATCGGCCAGTTGAATTTCCTCCTGACCCTGGCGCCTTACGGTTTCTACTGGTTCGGACTCGCAGCGGAGAATCAAATGCCTAGCTGGCACGTAGAACCGGCGCAAAGCCTGCCGGACTTCACCACCCTGGTGCTGAAAAAACGCATGGAAGAACTGCTCGAAGCGCCGTCACGCGGCACGCTTGAGCAGGGCATCCTGCCAAACTGGCTGCAAAACCGCCGCTGGTTCGCCGGCAAGGACGCGGCCATCGAGCAAGTCAACCTGGCCTACGGCGTGCGCTTCGGTGATGCGCTGCATCCGGTGCTGCTGAGTGAAATCGAAGTCACCAGCGGCGGCCAGACCAGTCGCTACCAATTGCCGTTCGGCTTCATTGCGGATGATCAGGTGGGCCCGGCGTTGCCGCAGCAACTGGCGCTGTCTCGCGTGCGGCGCGGTCCGCAGGTGGGCTTGATCACCGATGCGTTCAGCCTCGAAAACTTCATCCGCGCCGTGCTGCAAGGCATGCAGGACAACACCGTGCTGCCGTCCGACGGCGGCGAGATCCGCTTCGAACCGACTGCCGAACTGGCCAGGCTGGGTCTGACAGCAGAATCGGAAGTCCGCTACTTGTCGGCCGAGCAGTCCAACAGCTCGGTAGTGATCGGCAGCAGCCTGGTGCTCAAACTGATCCGCAAGGTTGCCTCGGGCGTTCACCCGGAACTGGAAATGAGCGCCTACCTGACCGATGCGGGTTTCGCCAATATCTCCCCGCTGCTGGGATCGGTGGTTCGCCGCGATGCCAAGGGCGAGGACAATCTGCTGATGATCGCCCAAGGCTATCTGAGCAATCAGGGCGATGCCTGGGAATGGACGCAGAACAACCTCGAACGGGCATTGCGCGACGAGCTCGCCGACGCCATGTCCGAGCAGGAACAGCATTACAACGCCCTCGGCGAACTGCGCGACTTCGCCGGGATGCTCGGTCAACGCCTGGGGGAAATGCATCAGGTGCTGGCAGCCCCCACGGACAACCCGGACTTTGCCCCGCAGGTCACCACGCAAAAAGATGCCCTGGCCTCGGCCAAGGATGTCGCCGCGCAACTGGAGCACGCGCTGAAGTTGCTCAAGCAACATCAAAGCGAACTGAACCCCGCGGACAAAACCCTGGTCACTCGTTTACTGGACAACAAAAAAGCCATCCTCAGCCACGTCCAGGAACTGGGCAAAAAAGCGACCGGTGGTTTGCGGATTCGTGTCCATGGCGACTTGCACCTGGGGCAAGTGCTGGTGATCAAGGGCGATGCGTACCTGATCGACTTCGAAGGTGAGCCGGCCCGGCCACTCGCCGAGCGGCGCGGCAAGCACAGCCCGTACAAGGATGTCAGCGGCGTCTTGCGCTCGTTCGACTACGCGGCGGCCATGGCGATCAACGTGCACAACGTCGATAACACCGCCGATGCCCAGGCAGCACGGCAGCGGGTGTCGGACCGCTATTTAAATGAAGCGAAACAGGCATTTGTCGACGCTTATCGGCTGGCGGCAGCTAGTCTTGCTCATGCGTGGCAAGATCCGGAAGGCGAGGACGCCGCGCTGGCGTTGTTCGGTCTGGAGAAAGCAGCGTATGAGGTGGCCTATGAAGCAGAAAATCGGCCCACCTGGTTGCCCGTGCCGTTGCACGGTTTATATGGATTATTGAGTGGGCTTAAACCCTTTTCCGATCTTGGTGGAGAGTAGTCATGAGTTTCTCGAACAAGGAACAGGGTCACGCTAAAGAGGCGTTACTGCCCAGATCGCGGGACATCGACGCGCTGGTACGCGCCCAGCATCAAGACCCCTTTGCAATTCTCGGCCCCCATGGCGACGACGCCGGCGGCCAATTCATTCGGGCTTATCTGCCAGACGCGCTGAGCGTGCAGGTGTTGGCCAAGGATTCCGGGGAAGAACTCGGCACGCTTGAGGCCACCGAAACGCCCGGGTTGTTTGTCGGGCATTTCGATCGGGCGCAACCGTACGTGTTGCGCACCCGTTGGGCGGGCGGCGAGCAGGTTTCCGAAGACCCTTACAGCTTCGGTCCGTTGCTCGGTGAAATGGACTTGTACCTGTTCGCCGAAGGCAATCACCGAGACTTGAGCAGTTGCCTCGGCGCGCAGCTAAAAAATGTCGACGGTGTCGATGGTGTGCGTTTCGCCGTGTGGGCTCCGAACGCCAAGCGCGTGTCGGTGGTCGGTGATTTCAACAACTGGGACGGCCGTCGCCACCCGATGCGCTTGCGTCACCCGACCGGGGTCTGGGAGTTGTTCATCCCGCGCATGCAGGCGGGGGAAGCCTACAAATACGAGATCCTCGGCGCCCACGGCATTCTGCCGCTCAAGGCCGATCCGATGGCGCTGGCCACCGCTCTGCCGCCGGACACCGCCTCGAAAGTCGCTTCACCGTTGAAGATCGATTGGCAGGACCACGAGTGGATGCAGGCCCGGGTCGAGCGTTCGAACCCCAGCGCGCCGCTGTCGATCTACGAATTGCACGCCGGTTCCTGGCAATGCGAGCTCGACGATCTGGGCGAAGTGGCCCGCCAGTACACCTGGCATGAGCTGGGCGAACGCTTGATTCCGTACGTCAAGGAACTGGGTTTCACCCACATTGAACTGATGCCGATCATGGAACACCCGTTCGGCGGCTCGTGGGGCTATCAACTGCTCTCACAGTTTGCCCCGAGTGCCCGTTACGGTTCGCCGGATGATTTCGCGGCGTTCGTCAACGCCTGCCACCTGGCCGACATCGGCGTCATCCTCGATTGGGTCCCGGCGCATTTTCCGACCGATACCCACGGTCTGGCGCAATTCGACGGCACCGCGCTGTACGAATATGGCAACCCGCAGGAAGGCTTCCACCAGGATTGGGACACCCTGATCTACAACCTCGGCCGCACCGAAGTGCACGGCTACATGCTGGCCTCGGGGCTGCACTGGCTCAAGCATTTCCACGTCGACGGCCTGCGCGTCGATGCGGTGGCGTCGATGCTGTACCGCGATTACTCACGCAAGGCCGGCGAATGGGTGCCGAACCGTCACGGCGGTCGGGAAAACCTTGAAGCCATCGACTTCCTGCGCCACCTCAACGACGTGGTCAACCTCGAAGCGCCCGGCGCACTGGTGATCGCCGAAGAATCCACGGCGTGGCCCGGGGTCAGCCAAAGTACGCAACAGGGTGGCCTGGGCTTCGACTACAAATGGAACATGGGCTGGATGCACGATTCGCTGCACTACATCCAGCAGGATCCGGTATACCGCGCCCATCACCACAACGAACTGAGTTTCGGCCTGGTGTATGCCTGGTCCGAACGCTTCATCCTGCCGATCTCCCACGACGAAGTGGTCCACGGCAAACACTCGCTGATCGACAAGATGCCCGGTGACCGCTGGCAGAAATTCGCCAACCTGCGGGCGTACCTGAGCTTCATGTGGGCGCATCCGGGCAAGAAACTGTTGTTCATGGGCTGCGAATTCGGTCAGTGGCGCGAGTGGAATCACGATCAGCAGCTGGATTGGTACCTGCTGCAGTATTCGGAACACAAAGGCGTGCAGAAACTCGTCGGCGACCTGAACCGGTTGTACCGCGAAGAACCGGCCTTGCATGATCAGGACGACGCGCCGCAAGGGTTCCAGTGGTTGATTGGCGATGACGCGATCAACAGCGTTTATGCGTTTATGCGCTGGAGCAAGGAGGGTCGGCCGGTGTTGGTGGTGGCCAACTTTACGCCGGTGCCGCGTGAGGGCTATCGGATTGGCGTGCCGTTTGCCGGGCGCTGGACTGAAGTGATCAACAGTGATGCGGCGATGTATGCCGGGTCGAATTACGGCAACAGTGGCGGGGCGTTTACCGAGGAAGAGGCGAGCCATGGCCAGGCGTTGTCGCTGGTGCTGAATCTGCCGCCGTTGGCAGTGTTGATGTTGCGGCCGGAGGGTTGATCTAGTACCGACGCGCTGCTATCGCGGGCAAGCCCGCTCCCACATGAATCCAGTGTGGGAACGGGCTTGCCCGCGATGGCGTCAGCCCAGACAACACATTTCTCGAAAACTCACGCTCACCACCGCATCCGCACACCCAGACTGCCAATCAACCCATTCAAATCATTGTCATCCACATCACTGCTGTAATCGGCGCTGAAGTACAGACTCACGGCGGGCGTCACTCTGGCCACCAGCCCCAACCCCACTTCGACGGTTGATGAGTAGCGGCTGCTGCTGATCTTGTCGACCTGATCGAGGGTCACGGTATTGCCGGTGTACACCGTGTGCCACAAGTTGGTCCGCACATACGGTTCAACCGCGAGGCCGTTGATGTCGTAACTACCTTTCAATCGCGCACCGACCCGGCCGCTCCAGGAACTCAGGTCGCTGGACGAGGCATTTCCCGATCCTGCATAGGGCGTATCCAGCGTGATTCGCTGATTGATCAACTGCGCCTGGGGTTCGACGACCCAGTTGTCGCTCAGGCCAATCGGAAAGCCGCCTTCCACCGAGAAGGTGACTGCGCTGCCTTCGGTGACTTGCCGGGCGCCTTGTTCGCTGCGGCTGATGCCGTTGACCCGACCGCCACTGGCCGTCAAATCCACGTGCCAGCCTTGAGGGCCGGTCAGGCTGTAGTAGGCGCCGAGGCTCTGGCCTTGCAGGTTAAGCGTGTCGGTGTTGGGGGCGGCGAGGGCGCGACTGGTCAGCAGGCCGTTGCCGTTACTCTGGAACTGACTGGTGCCGCCGATCAGACCGAACTGCTGGGTATGGCCGCTGCCACTTTGCAGGGTGAGGATCGCCGGACCTTTGAATTGATTGGCGCCGGGGAGCGTGAAGCCTTGGGACTGGTAATCGGTTTGAGCCTGGCGCGACGCCTGTCCGTAAAGTTGATCCCAGGCCGAAGGCGCAGCGTCTTCGATCGTCAGGTGTGAACTTCGCAAATCAGGGTTGGCGCTGAAGCGGCCGGGGTAGGTTGATGCGAGCGCGGGCAAGGTAAGCGCCGGGGCCTCCTGGTCATACCAGGGGGCTGTTTCTTCCTCGGCAGGCGAGGCCTGCACTTCCATGGATGAGCACAGCAGGAGTGAACTCGAGACCGTGCATAGAGTGACTTTGATCTCTTGTGGGGTGAAGGAAGTTTTCATGGAGGTCTACCTTGCAGTCGCATGTGGTATCTCGCTCTGGCGTCTCTCCTACCCCGATTGAGGGGCGACCGATGGCGTGGGGCAAGCCTTGGCCCGCCCGTTTTCACGGGTGTCTGGGGGGGTTGCCTCAGGTGTTACTTCCGGGGGTAGTACGGTGAAGCTAAGAAGACTCACAGCCTCGCGTCAAGAAAATGAACGATGAGCGGTATATTGAAATTAGCCAATGCAACTAATTGTTTTTCAGTGATTATCTAAGTTCTTGTTTGTACGAAAAATCATCGTGGAAGCCGCGATCCAGAGGCGTTTTGGCAGCCGACAATCGGTACATGGACCGAACCGGCCGACGAGACATCCAAGCAAAATCCCAGCAGATTGCTGTCAATAATGCTTGCGAAAATGAGGAGGCTGCGAGGAAGAGCTACAGATGGACTTCCACCGCCAACGGCAAATGATCCGACAAATGCGTCCACGGCCTGCTGCCCAATATCCGCGGCTCGTGACTGCTGGCGTTGCGCAGGTAAATCCGGTCCAGGCGCAGCAACGGAAACCGTGCGGGATAGGTTTTGGCAGGACGACCATGGTGGCGCTCGAAGGCTTCGTGCAGGTAGTCACGACGGGCGAGGGCGGTGTTGCCCTGGAGCTGCCAGTCGTTGAAGTCGCCGGCGATGATCACCGGGGCTGCGGCGGGCAATGATTCCAGCAGTTGGCAGAGCAATTCGAGCTGCAACTGGCGATGGCTTTCCAGCAGGCTCAGGTGGACGCAGATCGCATGGACTTCGGCGTGGCCAGGGACGTCCAGCACACAATGCAACAGTCCGCGGCGTTCGGGCCCGGTGATCGAGACGTCGAGGTTGCGGTATTCGCGGATCGGATACTTCGACAGCAGGGCGTTGCCGTGGTGGCCATTGGGGTACACCGCGTTGCGCCCGTAGGCGAAATCGCTCCACATGCTGTCGGCCAGAAACTCGTATTGCGAGGTCTGCGGCCAATTGTTGAAACGGGAAGAATGGCGCTCGTGTTCACCGACGACTTCCTGCAGGAACACCAGGTCCGCCGACGTACTGCGTACCGCCTCACGCAGTTCCGGGAGAATGAAGCGTCGGTTGAGCGCGGTGAACCCCTTGTGAGTGTTGACGGTCAACACACGCAGTCGATGAATCTCCGGTGGTGTGTTCAACGGCACCGAGTCGACGGCCTGCGGCCTGGAATCATTGGTCACGTTCACTCCTCTGAATCAGGGTTGCCTATGTATGCGACTGAAACCGGCGCGGGCAGTTCAGTTCGAATATAACTCCATCCCCTGTGGGAGCGGGCTTGCTCGCGAATGCGATCGTTCAGTCGGCATCATTGTTGGATGACCGACCGCTTTCGCGAGCAAGCCCGCTCCCACATTGGATAGGTGTAGTTCAGACGAACACGATTTCATACGGCAACCGCATACGCTCAAGCAGCACCGGTGGCAGCAGCGGGGCGATACCGATGGCCGGTTCACCGTCGAGCTGGCTGGCATAAGCGTGAGTGGCGTGGCTTTTGCGCGCGACGGTCCAGGTATCGAGACGGACCTTGCGTGCGCGATGCCAGGGAATCAATCCACTGTCACGCGATGGCCAGTGCCAGGCCCAGACGGGCATTTCGTTGAACGCGGCGCCGACCGAGGCGGCGGCTTTGGCGCTGGCGCGGCCGACGGTTTCATGGTCGACATTACCGTCCTCGGCCCAGGTGGTGAACACCACATCGCCCGGCCGCAGGTAGCGGGCAATGAACTGGGTCAATTGAAGTTCGCGCTCGGCCAGGGCGTTGTCGGTAAAACCGCCGCGAATCCATTTCAGGCTGTGCATCGGCAACCCGAGCCGGCGCAAGGCTTCGACGCTTTCCTGGGGGCGAAACACGCTGAGGCGTTTCTCCGACCACTGCTGCGACCCCGGATGACTGGCGCTGCCGTCGGTTATCGAGATCAATTGCAGGGGATGGCCAAGGGTACTGAGCAATTGCAGGAGACCGCCGCAGGTCACGACTTCGTCACCGGGATGCGGCGCGATCACCACCGCGCGCGCGCCGGCGGGGACCAGGGTCTGCGTGTTGATAACTGGAACATTGTCCAGCTGAAGAGCGCTGTTCCAGACTTGCGCTGACGGGCTGCTGTCGCTGATGGAAACTGATTTCATCGGGCTACGTCCTTGTTCGAGTGATAGCAATATGCCGCGCTCCGAACCCTGGATTGCAGCGAGCAGAGTATTGCTCAAGTACGGCTATTCGTCGCGTCGATGTTCGATCCGATCGGTTTTTTATCCGGCCTGCACCAGATCGCGCAAGTAGTCACCGAAGCCGCCCCGGGCCCGACTGTCCAGGCGGGCACTGGTGAGGACCTGAGGGCGCCGGCTCCAGGCAATCGTCGCGCCGCAGCGTTCGAGTTGTCGCACCAGTTGCACGTCTTCATCGCACGCCAGGGGTTCGAAACCGCCGGCAAGCCGGTAGGCGTCGGCGCTGACCCCGAGATTGGCACCGTGAATGTGCCGGTGTCCTTCACGGTTCTGATAGTGCTGGTGATAGCGAATCTGTGCCGATTCACTGAAGGACTCATCCCACGTCTCCACGGTGACCGTGCCGCACACCGCGTCCACTTCCAGCGATAATTGCGCCACCAGCCAGTCGTGGGCGACGCGACTGTCGGCGTCGGAGCAGGAAATCCAGCGCGCCCCGCGCTCCAGCAGAAACCGCGCGCCCGCAGCGCGGGCCTGGCCAACATTTCGCGCGTCGATTTCCAGGCAGTGCACCGGGTAACTGTCGACGATGTCGGACGAGCGATCGGTGCAACTGTCGAGCACCACCAGCACCTCGACCGTCTCACCGTCCAGCAGCTCGTGTTGTGCCGCGCGCAATGCGGCTTGCAGGCAATCTTCGAGCAAGGCTTCTTCGTTGTGCGCCGGGATCAGAATGCCAATCATCGCAAGCCCTCCAGCGCCGCCACGGAGCGCGGTTCGCGGCTCCAGAGTTCCAGCAGGAAATCGGCTTCCTGATGCAGGACCAGGCGTGGCAGGTGCAAATGCTCGTGCAGCAAGTCATGGACCTGCCGGGCGTTCAGCGGGCAGCCATCGATAGGCGGACGCCAGTGACAGGCCAGCAACTGGCCGTCAGCGGTCAGTGACTGTGCCGCGTGTTCGATGAGTTGCCTGAGGTCATCGGCGTCCAGGTAGTAACCGACTTCACTGAGCACGATCAGGTCGAACCGTTCGTTTGGCCAGTCGGCGGGCAAGCGGCTTTGGCGCACTTCGGCGTGATCGAACAGGCTCAGGCGAGCCCGGGCCAGCGTCACGGCGGCGGCTGCGGTGTCGCAGCACAGCAGCCGATCGCAACGGCTGGCCAGGTCAGCGCTCAGTTCGCCGTTGGCGCAACCCGGCTCGAAGATGGCGCGGTAGTGAGGTCGGGGCAGCGCCGCGAGGGTGATCGCGCGTTTGCGTTGTTCGTACCAGCGCTGCCGAAAGGCCCACGGATCATCGTTGCCGGCAAACAATCCGTCGAAATAGCGATCCTCGACACTCATAGAAACACCACCTCGAACGGTTGCAGCAATCGGTCGAGCACATACGGCGCCAGCACCGGAGGCAAGCCGATGTGCGGGTCGCCTTCCAGCTGGCTGGCGAAGGCGTGAATGGCATGACGCTTGCGCGCGACCAGCGGCGGGGCCAGGAGGATTTTTCGCGCACGCGGCCACGGCACCAGGCTGTCTTCGGGGGTTGCCCAATGCCACGTCCAGACGGGCAGTTCATGCACCGTTGCGCCAACGCGTTTCGCCGCCACGGCACTGGCGCGCCCAACCGCCTCATGGTCGCAATGACCGTCTTCGCGCCATGTGGTGAAGATCACGTCGGTGGGACGCAGGTGACGCTCGATGAATTCAGCCAATTCCAATTCCCGCGCCGCGACCTGACTGTCAGCGAACCCGCCGCGCAGCCATTTGAGGCTGTGTAATGGCAGACCGAGCCGGCGCAAGGCTTCGACGGATTCTTGCGGACGGACCGCGCTCAAGCGCTCGACCGGCCAGCGTCGGGAGCCGGGGTGGCTGGCGCTGCCGTCGGTGACCGAGATCAGTTGCATCGGCCGCCCGGCGGCGGCGAGCAATTGCAGGAAACCACCGCAGCCGAGCACTTCGTCGTCCGGGTGCGGGGCGATGATCACAGCCCGGGAACCCTCCGGCACCAGATCAAGGATGTCGATCACCGGCAGTTGCGCCAGGTGGCTGGAGGTTTGCCACAGGTGCAAAGGTGTGCCTTGACCGACAATAGGGTTGGTTTTCATAACGTCCATGTTCCTTTGATGACGTGCTGGCCGAGCGCGGCGAGGTCGCGTTCGGCGTGGCTTTGGCGCAGGAACACCGGCAGGTCGGCCATCAGTCGGGCGAACTGTCGGTCCTTGCAATAAGGGCCGGCACCGAGGGCGTGGCCGACGTGCCGGATCACCTGTTCGACGGCATTTTCCACCACCGCCCGGGCGCGGCGAGCGAGGCGTTCGGCGTCTTCCTGTGGGGCGGCATCGATACTCAATGCGCTGAATCGCAACACCGTTGCCGCCGCATGCAATGCGCTGTCGACGGCGCCAAGGTGGGCGAGGGCGTGGGGTTCTTCGCGATGGGTGCAGTGACTGCGCAGACGTTCGGCGAGACTTTGCGCCGCGCCGTACCAGCACGCCGCAATGCCGATCCCGCCTTGCCAGAAGCCAGGGCGTTGCAGGTAGTCGCCGGGGTTGCCGATGGCCTGCGCCTCGGCGCCGTCGAACAGCACTTCAACGCTGCCGGTGGCGCCCATGCCCACCGCTTGCCAGCCTTGATCGGTGATGCTCACGCCGGGCTGATCCAGCGCCACCGCGACCAACTGCTGGCGGTCCTGTTCATCCCACGCCGTCAGCAAC
Proteins encoded in this window:
- a CDS encoding alpha-1,4-glucan--maltose-1-phosphate maltosyltransferase, coding for MTAEKPTELNYNPHMPLSQALLLPRIAIENTMPTLDGGQFAVKAVVGQDVVVTSKVFADGHDKLAVRVRWRAADDDVWQTEIMGELGNNGYQGQFRVQRQGRYVFCIEAWIDQFASFCYELEKKHSARVPVSLELQEGRTLVQQAAERTQGQLSEALAALHHELSGLLEIEQVALFLHQRSADLMAKADHRAYLSLSPEYPLDVEREIAQFASWYELFPRSITDDPARHGTFNDVHSRLPMIQDMGFDVLYFPPIHPIGRSYRKGPNNSLTAGPDDPGSPYAIGSDEGGHEAIHSELGTREDFRRLVAAAADHGLEIALDFAIQCSQDHPWLKQHPGWFNWRPDGTIKYAENPPKKYQDIVNVDFYATEAIPSLWVELRDIVVGWVEEGVKIFRVDNPHTKPLPFWQWLIADVRALYPEVIFLAEAFTTPAMMARLGKVGYSQSYTYFTWRNTKYELSTYFSELNESPWRECYRPNFFVNTPDINPAFLHESGRAGFLIRAALATMGSGLWGMYSGFELCEAAPVPGKEEYLNSEKYEIRPRDFNAPGNIIAEIAQLNRIRRQNPALHTHLGLKVYNAWNDNILYFGKRSADGSNFILVAVSLDPHNVQEANFELPLWEMGLPDDASTQGEDLMSGHRWTWHGKYQFMRIDPAHQPFGIWRITTS
- the treS gene encoding maltose alpha-D-glucosyltransferase, encoding MAKKPKAATFIKDPLWYKDAVIYQVHVKSFFDSNNDGIGDFPGLIAKLDYIADLGVNTIWLLPFYPSPRRDDGYDIAEYRGVHSDYGTMADARRFIAEAHKRGLRVITELVINHTSDQHAWFQRARKAKPGSAARDFYVWSDDDQKYDGTRIIFLDTEKSNWTWDPVAGQYFWHRFYSHQPDLNFDNPQVMKAVLSVMRYWLDMGIDGLRLDAIPYLIERDGTNNENLPETHDVLKQIRAEIDANYPDRMLLAEANQWPEDTQLYFGDTDAKGLNGDECHMAFHFPLMPRMYMALAQEDRFPITDILRQTPEIPANCQWAIFLRNHDELTLEMVTDKERDYLWNYYAADRRARINLGIRRRLAPLMERDRRRVELLNSLLLSMPGTPTLYYGDEIGMGDNIYLGDRDGVRTPMQWSIDRNGGFSRADPASLVLPPIMDPQYGYLSVNVETQAGDPHSLLNWTRRMLAVRKQSKAFGRGTLKMLSPSNRRILAYTREFTGADGKHEIILCVANVSRSAQAAELDLSAYVGMVPVEMLGGNAFPPIGQLNFLLTLAPYGFYWFGLAAENQMPSWHVEPAQSLPDFTTLVLKKRMEELLEAPSRGTLEQGILPNWLQNRRWFAGKDAAIEQVNLAYGVRFGDALHPVLLSEIEVTSGGQTSRYQLPFGFIADDQVGPALPQQLALSRVRRGPQVGLITDAFSLENFIRAVLQGMQDNTVLPSDGGEIRFEPTAELARLGLTAESEVRYLSAEQSNSSVVIGSSLVLKLIRKVASGVHPELEMSAYLTDAGFANISPLLGSVVRRDAKGEDNLLMIAQGYLSNQGDAWEWTQNNLERALRDELADAMSEQEQHYNALGELRDFAGMLGQRLGEMHQVLAAPTDNPDFAPQVTTQKDALASAKDVAAQLEHALKLLKQHQSELNPADKTLVTRLLDNKKAILSHVQELGKKATGGLRIRVHGDLHLGQVLVIKGDAYLIDFEGEPARPLAERRGKHSPYKDVSGVLRSFDYAAAMAINVHNVDNTADAQAARQRVSDRYLNEAKQAFVDAYRLAAASLAHAWQDPEGEDAALALFGLEKAAYEVAYEAENRPTWLPVPLHGLYGLLSGLKPFSDLGGE
- the glgB gene encoding 1,4-alpha-glucan branching protein GlgB → MSFSNKEQGHAKEALLPRSRDIDALVRAQHQDPFAILGPHGDDAGGQFIRAYLPDALSVQVLAKDSGEELGTLEATETPGLFVGHFDRAQPYVLRTRWAGGEQVSEDPYSFGPLLGEMDLYLFAEGNHRDLSSCLGAQLKNVDGVDGVRFAVWAPNAKRVSVVGDFNNWDGRRHPMRLRHPTGVWELFIPRMQAGEAYKYEILGAHGILPLKADPMALATALPPDTASKVASPLKIDWQDHEWMQARVERSNPSAPLSIYELHAGSWQCELDDLGEVARQYTWHELGERLIPYVKELGFTHIELMPIMEHPFGGSWGYQLLSQFAPSARYGSPDDFAAFVNACHLADIGVILDWVPAHFPTDTHGLAQFDGTALYEYGNPQEGFHQDWDTLIYNLGRTEVHGYMLASGLHWLKHFHVDGLRVDAVASMLYRDYSRKAGEWVPNRHGGRENLEAIDFLRHLNDVVNLEAPGALVIAEESTAWPGVSQSTQQGGLGFDYKWNMGWMHDSLHYIQQDPVYRAHHHNELSFGLVYAWSERFILPISHDEVVHGKHSLIDKMPGDRWQKFANLRAYLSFMWAHPGKKLLFMGCEFGQWREWNHDQQLDWYLLQYSEHKGVQKLVGDLNRLYREEPALHDQDDAPQGFQWLIGDDAINSVYAFMRWSKEGRPVLVVANFTPVPREGYRIGVPFAGRWTEVINSDAAMYAGSNYGNSGGAFTEEEASHGQALSLVLNLPPLAVLMLRPEG